The proteins below are encoded in one region of Pseudomonas putida NBRC 14164:
- the folD gene encoding bifunctional methylenetetrahydrofolate dehydrogenase/methenyltetrahydrofolate cyclohydrolase FolD: MTAHLIDGKAIAASLRKQIAQRVVERRQQGLRTPGLAVILVGTDPASQVYVSHKRKDCEEVGFISQAFDLPSETSQQALTELIDRLNDDPAVDGILLQLPLPEHLDASLLLERIRPDKDVDGFHPYNVGRLAQRIPLLRPCTPKGIMTLLESTGQDLYGMDAVIVGASNIVGRPMAMELLLAGCTVTVCHRFTKDLAGHVGRADLVVVAAGKPGLVKGEWVKEGAIVIDVGINRQEDGKLVGDVVYETALPRAGWITPVPGGVGPMTRACLLENTLYAAEELHK; encoded by the coding sequence ATGACTGCACACCTAATCGATGGCAAGGCGATCGCCGCCAGCCTGCGCAAGCAGATCGCTCAACGTGTCGTGGAGCGTCGCCAGCAAGGCCTGCGTACGCCCGGCCTGGCAGTGATCCTGGTCGGCACCGACCCCGCCTCGCAAGTCTATGTCTCGCACAAGCGCAAGGACTGCGAAGAGGTCGGTTTCATTTCGCAGGCATTTGACCTGCCCAGCGAAACCTCGCAGCAGGCCCTGACCGAGCTGATCGATCGCCTCAATGACGACCCGGCTGTAGACGGCATCCTGCTGCAACTGCCGCTGCCGGAGCACCTGGACGCCTCGCTGCTGCTCGAGCGCATTCGCCCGGACAAGGACGTGGACGGCTTCCACCCGTATAACGTAGGCCGCCTGGCCCAGCGCATTCCGCTGCTGCGCCCCTGCACACCGAAAGGCATCATGACCTTGCTGGAAAGCACTGGTCAGGACCTGTATGGCATGGATGCGGTGATCGTCGGCGCCTCCAACATCGTGGGTCGCCCGATGGCCATGGAGCTGCTGCTGGCCGGCTGTACCGTGACCGTCTGCCACCGCTTCACCAAGGACCTGGCCGGCCATGTCGGGCGTGCCGACCTGGTGGTCGTGGCTGCCGGCAAGCCGGGCCTGGTCAAGGGTGAGTGGGTCAAGGAAGGCGCCATCGTCATCGACGTGGGCATCAACCGCCAGGAAGACGGCAAGCTGGTCGGCGACGTGGTCTACGAGACCGCCCTGCCGCGCGCGGGCTGGATCACCCCAGTGCCGGGTGGCGTCGGGCCGATGACCCGGGCCTGCCTGCTGGAAAACACGCTGTATGCGGCGGAAGAGCTGCATAAGTAA